The Phormidium sp. PBR-2020 DNA segment GGAGGAAGCCTAGACTCAGACCCACTAAAATGAGAGTGGACGAGAGAATCGCTGCGTTAAAAATTTCTCCGCTCATAGTTTGAATGTAATTTGATAGCGTTTGCCTTAACTCTCCCCTAGTATAAAGCCGCACGGGACAATTCCCCGTGCCTTGCCCCCTACTCCCTGTTCTTGCCCCTTATGTCAACCCCCCGTCTTGCCCTCACCCTTGGCGATCCTGCTGGAATTGGCCCGGAAATTGTCCTCAAGGGCCTAGCAGACACTCATTGTCCAAGTTGTGACATTACGGTGGTAGGCAGTCGTCGGGTGCTGCAACAGACCTATACGCGACTGCAACAGACCTGTGAGGTGACCGGTTGGCGCGATCGCTGTCAGCCCCTCAAAGATCCCGACGATCTCAATCTCATTGATATTGACACAGACCCGGCGACTCCAGGACAGGGAACTGCCGCCACAGGGGATGCCAGTTTTGCCTATCTTAAAGAGGCCATCACCCGCACCCAAGCGGGAGAGTTTGAGGCGATTGTCACCTCTCCTATTGCCAAATCCCTCTGGCATCAGGCGGGCCATGTCTATCCCGGACAGACGGAATGTTTAGCCCAGGGGGCGAACTGCGATCGCTTTGGCATGATGTTTGTGGGGCGATCGCCCCATACGGGCTGGACCCTACGCTCCCTACTCGCCACCACCCACATTCCCCTAAAAGATGTCCCTCAAGCCCTGACATGGGATCTGCTAACTCAGAAGTTAGATTTACTGGTGGAGTCTCTACAACGAGATTTTGGCATTGGGGCCCCGGATATTGCCATTGCGGGCCTGAACCCTCACAGTGGCGAAGCGGGAGATTTAGGCCGGGAGGAAGTGGAGTGCTTACAACCCTGGTTAGAAGAGGAACGGCGTAAACGTCCTGGGGTCAAGTTACGGGGACTCATCCCCCCCGATACCCTCTGGGTCAACCCCGGACAGGCCTGGTTTGAACGGGCCGATGTACCCGTTTCCGATGCCTATTTAGCCCTCTATCACGACCAAGGCTTAATCCCCGTGAAGCTGATGGCCTTCGACTTAGCCGTCAATACCACCATTGGCTTGCCCTTCATCCGCACCTCCCCCGATCATGGAACTGCCTTTGACATTGCCGGCAAAGGCATCGCCAGTACCACCAGCACCCTCGCGGCGATCGCCCTGGCCCAAGACCTAGCCCTACGACGGCAACGCCTCAACATCCATTAGACCTCGTTTATTAACCTTTATTGAAATCGCGCTTCACAATACGAAGATTCACAACAATTTAAGGGTTCCGGTGCAATGGGTAAAAACTCGATGGGTATACTAGAAATATGAGTTGATATCGATATTTTTGGGGTTGTTAGACCCCCGGTCTAGCGGTTTGAGACCCCAAAACTTAATCGAAAAGAGCGCCCAATACCATGAAAACACGGCTCTGTCAACCCATTGCTCCCGCTCATCTTTAGGATTAATAGTGACGAGTAATTAACCCATAACTCAAGAGCGATTCACTATTAACGATTCACTGCTAGAAGGTTCGCCATGGTTTACGACGTACTGATTATTGGCGGCGGCGTGATTGGCTGTACCATTGCCCGAGAACTGAGTCGCTATGCCATTACCACTGCCCTCATTGAGAAAGAAGGAGAAGTGGGCTTTGGAACTAGCAAAGCGAATAGCGGCATCATTCACGGCGGTCATCACGGTCCCCCGGAAACACTCAAAGGACAACTTGAATGGGAGGGAAACCAACAGTGGGATACCCTCTGCGATGAACTTGGATTTGGCTTTAAGCGCATTGGTGAACTCACCGTCGCCATGGCCGAAGACCAACTCCCCACCCTAGAGAAACTCCAAGATTACGGAAACCGCAAAGGGGTTCCCGGCTTAGAACTCTGGGATCGCGATCGCATCCAGGCCGAAGAACCCCACATTAGCCAGGACGCGATCGCCGCCCTCTACGCCCCCACCACCGGAGTCATCAACCCCTACGAAGCCTGTTTTGGTCTGGCAGAAAACGCCGCCTTGAACGGAGTAGAGATCAAGTGCGATCGCCCCGTCACCGGCATCCGCCAAGAGGGAGAAACCTGGATTGTAGAAACCCCCCAAGAGACCTTTCAGGGGCGCTTCATCCTCAACGCCGCCGGACTCTACGCCGACAAAATCGCCGAGATGGCTGGAGTTGGAACCTTCCGCATTCGTCCCCGTAAAGGGGAAGAATACCTCCTCGACAAACGGCTGCAAGGCTTCATCAAACGCGTCATCTTTCCCTGTCCCACCCCCGTCTCCAAAGGCATCCTCGTGATTCCTACCTACGACGGAACCCTGATGGTGGGGCCCACCGCCGAGTATGTCGACAGCAAAGAAGACCTCACCACCACCGCTGAAGGAGGACAACAGGTCTTTAGCAGCGTCACCCAGGTTGTCCCCGGTATCAGTCCCCGAGATTGCATTGCCGAATTTGCCGGCTTGCGGGCCGTCACCGACAGCGAAGACTTCATCATCGGCCCCACCGCCAAACCCGGATTCATTAACGTCGCCGGGATTCAATCCCCTGGACTGACCGCGGCCCCGGCGATCGCCACCCTCTTGGTCGACATACTTGGAGATGAAGGCTTATCCCTCAACCCCAAAGACGACTTCATCCCCACCATCCCCAAACCCATCCATTTCGCCAGCCTCTCGACTGAAGAACAAATCAAACTGGCAGAACAAGACCCCAGTTATGGGCGCATCGTCTGTCGTTGCGAATTTATCAGCGAAGGAGAAATCCGGGATTCAATTCGTCGCGGGGCCCGTACCCTCGATGGCATTAAATTCCGCACCCGGGCGGGAATGGGACGCTGTCAGGGGGGCTTCTGTACCGGCCGCTGCATGGAACTAATCCGCGACGAACTCGGCATTCCCCTAACGGCCATTACCAAACGAGGCGGTGACTCCTGGGTGGCCCGTCCACGACATGAAGAGGTTTCCCAATCATGCTAATTACCAATCCCAAACACCTCAAACCCGACTATGATGTGGTCGTCGTCGGTGGCGGGCCTGCTGGTATGGGGGCGGCGATCGGGGCCAAGGAAAGCGGCGCCGAACGAGTCCTGGTGGTCGATCGCGAAAAAGAAGCCGGAGGGGTTCTGCTGCAATGTATCCATCCCGGCTTTGGCCTGCATCATTTCAAAGAAGAACTCACGGGCCCTGAATATGCCCAACGCTATCTCGAACAGGTTTTAGACCAAGATATTGACCTGGCCACCGATAGCTATGTCCTGGATTTAGACCGAGACAACCGCGTCAAACTCATGTCCGGCCAAGCTGGGGTGAATGTTCTCTCCAGTAAAGCCGTAGTTCTGGCCATGGGGGCCCGAGAACGAACCCGAGGGGCGATCCGCACCCCAGGAACCCGCGTCTCCGGGGTTCTCACGGCGGGTTTAGCCCAACGCTTTGTCAACATGATGGGTTTATTACCGGGGAACCGGGCCGTCATTCTTGGATCTGGGGATATCGGCTTGATTATGGCCCGACGGCTGACCCTAGAAGGGGTCGAAGTGGTGGGGGTGTATGAAATTATGCCCCATGCCAACGGCTTGAACCGCAATATCGTTCAATGTCTCCATGACTTCGATATTCCCCTGCATTTGTCCACCACCGTCGTGGATATCCATGGGGGCGATCGCCTCGAAGCGGTCACCGTCGCCCCCGTCGATGGCTTCACCCCCGACATGAGTCGCAGTCAGCGGATTCCCTGTGATACCCTGCTGCTGTCCATTGGCTTGATTCCCGACAACGAACTAGCCCGTCAGTTGAACTTACGCTTCGACCCCATTACCAGTGGTCCCCTGGTGGCCAGTACCATGGAAACCAGCAAAGATGGGGTGTTCGCCTGTGGTAATACGGTTCATATTCACGACTTAGTAGATTTCGTCAGTCAGGAGTCAGAACTGGCCGGCCGCAACGCCGGACTCTACGCCCGAGGCCAACAGCCACCCCCCGACAACATCCGACTGATTCCGGGGGAGAATGTAGCCTACTGTGTCCCCCAAACTATTTCGAGCGATCGCGACCACACGGTGTATATGCGGGTTCGTCAACCCATGGAAAACTGTGTCTTACGTCTTGGAGATGTGTACGAGAAGAAAATCCGTTTTGTTCTCCCCGCCGAAATGGTCAACATCAAAGTACGGCCCAAGTTCTTACAACAGTTCCATGGGGACAGCTTACGAGTTGACATTGTGCCGCAACAGTAACGCAACCGGACAATCTATTTGGGAGGAATACCCATGACCACTGCAACACAACAGCCTGAAACCACCCATTATCTCTGTATTGGCTGTCCGATGGGCTGTCGCCTAGAGGTCGATGACGTAGACGGGGAAGTCGTCGAGGTTCGAGGCAATAGCTGTCGTCGCGGCGATGCCTATGGCCGCCAAGAACACGTCGCCCCCACCCGCATGGTGACCACCACGGTACGGGTAGAGAATGGCCGCTGGGCCCGACTACCGGTCAAAACCCGCGATGCCATTCCCAAGGAGTTAATGGGCGATCTCTGTGATGCCCTCCATACCCTAACCCTTCAAGCCCCGATTTCCATGGGTGATGTGGTTCTCCCAAATGCCCTCGATACCGGGGTCGATGTCGTGGCCTCACGGGATATGCCGGTGGAAGGGAACAGGGAATAGGGAACAGGGAGAACCACGTAGGGGCGTACCCTTGTGGTCGCCCTAGGCAATAGGGGGGAACTATTTTGCACCTTCTATCACAACTCAATCTTGACCCATGAAAAAACTGCTTTTGACCCTCATTCTGTGTTGTTTTTGTAGCTTGGCGATCGCCCCTCCAGCGGCCCTTGCCAGCCACACCGCCGACTCCGTAGAAGTCTTCGAGGCGATCGATGAATTTCTCACCTCGATTCCCGCCGATTATCACAAAGTCGGGGATACCCAAGCCCTCAAAGAGGTAATGACGCAAAACAATGCCCTAGTCATCGACGTTCGCGAACCTTCCGAATACGCCGCTGGCCATATTCCCCAGGCCATCAACATCCCCCTGCGAAGCATCAGTGAGAACCTGAATGAGATTCCCAAAAATCGCCCGGTTGTTCTCTACTGTAGCAGTGGCTATCGAACCGCCATGGCACTCACCAGCCTCCAACTCCTCGGCTACGACAACGTGCAATCCTTCCCCCCCAGTCTTGCCGGTTGGCAAGCCGCCGGAGAACCCATCGAACCCCAGTAAGGCAGGCCACAAGGGATTGCCCCGACATCTTCCTCTCTCTTTCTCTGTGTCCTCGGGCAGCCACAAGGGCGTGCCCCTACGTGGTTCCCCCTCTTGCCTCTTGCCTCTTGCCTCTTGCCCCTACTCACTCCCCACCGGTTCCGACGCACTCATCAACACCTCCCCATTCAACATTCGCGCCGCCGCATCCAACAACACCTCTTCCAAATAGGGTTTCGTGAAATAGCCTCGGGCCCCCAAATCCGCCGCCTTGCGTTTCATCTTCTCCGCCGTCCGCGACGTTAACATCGCGATGGGTAAATCCGAGAGATACTCATCGTGGTACATCCGTTCTAAGAGTTCCATGCCGTTCATGCGGGGCATTTCCATATCGCAGAAGACCAATTCACAGGGTAAGCCCGATCGCAGTTTTTCCCAAGCTTCCTGGCCATCGCGGGCCTGTTCGACACGATAGCCGGACTTCTTGAACGTCATTGATAACAACTCGCGAACCGTAATCGAGTCGTCCACAATCAAGACTAAGGGTTCTGCCTTCTCTTCCTCGGCAAATCCAACCTCCTGGGCCGCCAACTCTTCGGCGTTCCAAAGCAGATTACTCGAATCATGACGGACGCGGCCCATGGACAGATCAATCAACTCCAGAACATCGGCAATCGGGACAATGCGTCCATCCCCCATCACCGTGGCCCCGGTAATTCCCGTGGGTTTGGGAATCGGGCCTTCGAGTTGTTTGATGACAATTTCCTGTTCCCCGACAATTTGATCGACGGAGATGGCCAAATAACTGCCGGCCGATCGCAGAATCACCACGGAAATCGTATCATCCTCCATTGTGGCCCCATACATCTGCGATCGCCGCGAGGTGCGGTTGTAGGTAAACAACTCCCGCAGCGGCTGATAGGGAACCTGGCGATCGCGCCATTGGACAAAGGCCCGTCCATCGGCTTCGGTGACAATGCGATCCATGGGCAGATTATCCAACACTTCCCCAACCCCATCCATCGGGAAGGCAATGGGGGCGCGATCGCTAATACAACATAGGGCCTTGGAAATACTCAGGGTTAACGGCAAACGAATGGTAAACGTTGTCCCTTTCCCCAAGGTTGAATCAGTACTCACCACCCCACGAATTTCGTTGAGTTTAGTGTTAACCACATCCATCCCCACACCCCGACCCGCTAGGTCATCGGCTTTATCACGGGTACTAAACCCCGGTAACAGCAACAGATCATAAATATCCAAGCGAGTCATGGATTGGGCTTGGGCGGCGGTAATCATTCCTTTTTGAATCGCCTTATTTTTGACTTTTTCCGTGTCAATCCCTGCCCCATCATCAGCAATGGCAATAATTGTCTGGTTGCCTTGGTGGAAGGTACTAATGGTAATCTTTCCCGTGGGGGGTTTGCCTTTCGCTTGCCGTTCTTCTGGGGTTTCAATGCCGTGGGCTATAGCATTATTTACCAAATGTGTCAAGGGGTCAGTCAAATGTTCCAGAATCATCCGGTCAATCAGAGTCTCGCGACCATCGACCTGTAACTCAACCTGCTTGCCGAACTTGAGAGCATTATCCCGCACCCCTCGGGGCAAACGGTCAGCCGCATTGGAAAAGGGAACCATGCGCGATCGCGTCAACCCTTCTTGCAATTGAGTCGTAATCTGCCGCAATTGACGAGTCACCTGGTCATTTTCATCCACCAAGAACTCAATATCCGAGGCCGACTCTCGCACTCGCACAATCAACTCAATAATATCTTGAGCCTGTTCATGGAACGCCGTAAAGCGGTCCATCTCCAGAGCATCATATTCCCCATCCTCATGGGAATGATGGGCTTGGGCTTGCATCTGTCCCTGAGTCACCAGCCCGGGATCACTACTATTCCTTGCCCTTGACTCAGCGGTATGGAGAGACTTGCGATGTTGGCGACTGGCCAACAGGGCCATCTCCAGCAGAGTTCGCTCATACAAATCCTGCATCCGCTGCCCCACTTCCGTCAGTTGACTGACTTGGTGCAACAAATTATCGAGAAACTGTCGTAACCGTTCTTGGTCTTGTTCCAAACTATTACGATTGACCACCAACTCCCCAACCAGGTTACTCAAATTATCCAGTTGTTTGATGGGAACCCGCATCGTTTGCTCAAAGGCTGGGCGCGTCGTCCGTTTGGCCCGGCCGCCACCCCCGGATGGGCGGCCCGTAGTCGGGGCTGAAGAGGATTCACCGGCCTTCTGGGGCGGTCGGCTCGTGGCCCCCGACGTCGCCGTTCCATCGAGATCTAAGAGATCTTCGAGATCCTTAAATTCATCCATTTCTCCCTCGATGGAGGATGATGAGGCCGAAGAAGCCATCTGATCCAAATAGGCCGCTAATTGGTCGAAACCATCCTCCCCTAAAAATTGCGGTGCAATACTTAGCAGCACCTGCAACTCGGGAAAGTCGTTCACAAAACGAATCTCCGTCTCCGGGGCAACCTCCATGGACTCTACTGTGGCCTGCCTCTGGGCCACTTCAGCGGCCGGCTCAGATTCAAGGGTCTCATCCTCTAGGAACCCATCACCAAACACGTCATCAAAGCTAAACTCATCCTCTTCTGAGGCTTGGCGTTCTGGCTGAGTTTCCGCTGGAAACGAGGAATTGCGGTTCTTGTCATCGTCATATTGCTCCCCCAAGAGGTCATCAAGGGATAACTCCTCCATCCCCTCAACCTCCTCTCCCAACTGTTCCAAATCAAAGCTATCGAGATCTAACCCCTGAGCTTCCTCAGCCGCCGCTTCCTCGTCGTCAAACTCCAAACTAAACTCAGGCTCCTCCGACTCGGGTTCCGCTTCAGCGTCCAAATTAAAAGCGTCTAAATCAAATTTAAGGTCTTCATCAGCCGTCTCCTGCGACTCCGGTTCCGCTTCAGCGTCTAAATTAAAAGCGTCTAAATCAAAGTAAAAGTCCTCATCAGCCGTCTCTTGCGACTCGGGTTCCGCTTCAGCGTCTAAATTAAAAGCGTCTAAATCAAAGTAAAAGTCCTCATCAGCCGTCTCTTGCGACTCGGGTTCCGCTTCAGCGTCTAAATTAAAAGCGTCTAAATCAAATTTAAGGTCTTCATCAGCCGTCTCCTGCGACTCGGGTTCAGCGTCCAAATTAAAAGCGTCTAAATCAAATTCAAGGTCTTCATCAGCCGTCTCCTGCGACTCGGGTTCCGCTTCAGCGTCTAAATCGAAGTCCAACTCAAACTCATCTAACTCTAATTCTGCTGTTTCGGTTGGGGCGGGAGCGGACGCCTGGTTCGGCTTATCCTGAGTCTCATCTTCAAACTCCAGGTCATCAAAGTTTAAGTCCCCGTCATCAGAGTCTAAGGGGGCAGCTTCAGATTCAGCGGCCTCTCCTGCGTCGAGATCGAAGTCTAACTCAAAGTCAAAGTCTTCTCCCCCATCAGCAGTCTCGGGAGCGGTCTCGTCCGACTCATCCACGGCAAAGATATCGTCAAACTGCAAATCCGACTCCGAGTCTGTGGCATTCCAACTCGGTCCCTCGCCATTCCCAAATAAGGCTTCGAGTTCGGCGGTACTCTCATCTCCCAAACTGAGGCTTTTACCGAGGGGACTGGTTTCATCTGCCTCCCCGTCGTCAAACTCTAATAACTCTAGCAGTTGTGAGCCGGCCTCCGCCTCTTGGGCTGGGCCTGGCTCGTCGGGAGTCTCGTCAGCCCCAACATCGAGCAAATCCTGAAGTTCCTGCTCCTTTTCCTCATCATCAAGCTCGTCGCCGAAGACATCTAGCCCCGCCTCGGCGAACTCCGGGTCTGGTTCAGCGGCTGAGGTGTCATCGTCCAAGTTGTCGGCAAAGAGATCATCGTCCAGAAATGCCTCATCCGCATTGTCAGCCGCCTCAGGCTCTGAGGTGTTGTCGTCGAGGAAGAAATCTGAAAACTCGCTATCATCGTTGCTGACCTGCTCAGCATGGGGGGGATCACTCATGCCAGAGGGGTCGAAGTGGGTCACCTCTTCCCATTCATCGAGGTCGTCGTTGTCTCCTTCAAATAAATCGGCCAGACTACTCAGTTCTGAGCCGCCTACTTGGGGACCTTGAGATGCTGCTTTACTGGGTTTGGGATGCTCTGCGGCGGTGGGAGATGATTGGGGTTGGGGCGATCGCACCTCGGGGGGATGATTGATATCCTGA contains these protein-coding regions:
- a CDS encoding PetM family cytochrome b6-f complex subunit 7, with the protein product MSGEIFNAAILSSTLILVGLSLGFLLLKIEGGEEA
- the pdxA gene encoding 4-hydroxythreonine-4-phosphate dehydrogenase PdxA, with translation MSTPRLALTLGDPAGIGPEIVLKGLADTHCPSCDITVVGSRRVLQQTYTRLQQTCEVTGWRDRCQPLKDPDDLNLIDIDTDPATPGQGTAATGDASFAYLKEAITRTQAGEFEAIVTSPIAKSLWHQAGHVYPGQTECLAQGANCDRFGMMFVGRSPHTGWTLRSLLATTHIPLKDVPQALTWDLLTQKLDLLVESLQRDFGIGAPDIAIAGLNPHSGEAGDLGREEVECLQPWLEEERRKRPGVKLRGLIPPDTLWVNPGQAWFERADVPVSDAYLALYHDQGLIPVKLMAFDLAVNTTIGLPFIRTSPDHGTAFDIAGKGIASTTSTLAAIALAQDLALRRQRLNIH
- a CDS encoding NAD(P)/FAD-dependent oxidoreductase — protein: MVYDVLIIGGGVIGCTIARELSRYAITTALIEKEGEVGFGTSKANSGIIHGGHHGPPETLKGQLEWEGNQQWDTLCDELGFGFKRIGELTVAMAEDQLPTLEKLQDYGNRKGVPGLELWDRDRIQAEEPHISQDAIAALYAPTTGVINPYEACFGLAENAALNGVEIKCDRPVTGIRQEGETWIVETPQETFQGRFILNAAGLYADKIAEMAGVGTFRIRPRKGEEYLLDKRLQGFIKRVIFPCPTPVSKGILVIPTYDGTLMVGPTAEYVDSKEDLTTTAEGGQQVFSSVTQVVPGISPRDCIAEFAGLRAVTDSEDFIIGPTAKPGFINVAGIQSPGLTAAPAIATLLVDILGDEGLSLNPKDDFIPTIPKPIHFASLSTEEQIKLAEQDPSYGRIVCRCEFISEGEIRDSIRRGARTLDGIKFRTRAGMGRCQGGFCTGRCMELIRDELGIPLTAITKRGGDSWVARPRHEEVSQSC
- a CDS encoding FAD-dependent oxidoreductase, with the translated sequence MLITNPKHLKPDYDVVVVGGGPAGMGAAIGAKESGAERVLVVDREKEAGGVLLQCIHPGFGLHHFKEELTGPEYAQRYLEQVLDQDIDLATDSYVLDLDRDNRVKLMSGQAGVNVLSSKAVVLAMGARERTRGAIRTPGTRVSGVLTAGLAQRFVNMMGLLPGNRAVILGSGDIGLIMARRLTLEGVEVVGVYEIMPHANGLNRNIVQCLHDFDIPLHLSTTVVDIHGGDRLEAVTVAPVDGFTPDMSRSQRIPCDTLLLSIGLIPDNELARQLNLRFDPITSGPLVASTMETSKDGVFACGNTVHIHDLVDFVSQESELAGRNAGLYARGQQPPPDNIRLIPGENVAYCVPQTISSDRDHTVYMRVRQPMENCVLRLGDVYEKKIRFVLPAEMVNIKVRPKFLQQFHGDSLRVDIVPQQ
- a CDS encoding DUF1667 domain-containing protein, with product MTTATQQPETTHYLCIGCPMGCRLEVDDVDGEVVEVRGNSCRRGDAYGRQEHVAPTRMVTTTVRVENGRWARLPVKTRDAIPKELMGDLCDALHTLTLQAPISMGDVVLPNALDTGVDVVASRDMPVEGNRE
- a CDS encoding rhodanese-like domain-containing protein produces the protein MKKLLLTLILCCFCSLAIAPPAALASHTADSVEVFEAIDEFLTSIPADYHKVGDTQALKEVMTQNNALVIDVREPSEYAAGHIPQAINIPLRSISENLNEIPKNRPVVLYCSSGYRTAMALTSLQLLGYDNVQSFPPSLAGWQAAGEPIEPQ
- a CDS encoding response regulator; this encodes MASEQSHIMGFFIEESRDHLGTIERGLLNLGSTLDDREMLDEVFRAAHSVKGGAAMLGLRGIQTVSHRLEDCFKILKDNPIAADHRLESLFLQIFDSLQELVDRLQSPEGLDEQDSERVIADVEPVCEELSTYINCLSRGEVPPEPSTPPKATSLPVTSPLSTRSEEDSALQLIMTSDVLARLREMLQLFKQPDSPETRQSLRQLCKLLAQVGEQFELESWTHLVKTAQQAIADTNNTFASLAAVVIKDLKQGQELVLANRDAEIAPSPALSELVPPPNQTHPAPQDINHPPEVRSPQPQSSPTAAEHPKPSKAASQGPQVGGSELSSLADLFEGDNDDLDEWEEVTHFDPSGMSDPPHAEQVSNDDSEFSDFFLDDNTSEPEAADNADEAFLDDDLFADNLDDDTSAAEPDPEFAEAGLDVFGDELDDEEKEQELQDLLDVGADETPDEPGPAQEAEAGSQLLELLEFDDGEADETSPLGKSLSLGDESTAELEALFGNGEGPSWNATDSESDLQFDDIFAVDESDETAPETADGGEDFDFELDFDLDAGEAAESEAAPLDSDDGDLNFDDLEFEDETQDKPNQASAPAPTETAELELDEFELDFDLDAEAEPESQETADEDLEFDLDAFNLDAEPESQETADEDLKFDLDAFNLDAEAEPESQETADEDFYFDLDAFNLDAEAEPESQETADEDFYFDLDAFNLDAEAEPESQETADEDLKFDLDAFNLDAEAEPESEEPEFSLEFDDEEAAAEEAQGLDLDSFDLEQLGEEVEGMEELSLDDLLGEQYDDDKNRNSSFPAETQPERQASEEDEFSFDDVFGDGFLEDETLESEPAAEVAQRQATVESMEVAPETEIRFVNDFPELQVLLSIAPQFLGEDGFDQLAAYLDQMASSASSSSIEGEMDEFKDLEDLLDLDGTATSGATSRPPQKAGESSSAPTTGRPSGGGGRAKRTTRPAFEQTMRVPIKQLDNLSNLVGELVVNRNSLEQDQERLRQFLDNLLHQVSQLTEVGQRMQDLYERTLLEMALLASRQHRKSLHTAESRARNSSDPGLVTQGQMQAQAHHSHEDGEYDALEMDRFTAFHEQAQDIIELIVRVRESASDIEFLVDENDQVTRQLRQITTQLQEGLTRSRMVPFSNAADRLPRGVRDNALKFGKQVELQVDGRETLIDRMILEHLTDPLTHLVNNAIAHGIETPEERQAKGKPPTGKITISTFHQGNQTIIAIADDGAGIDTEKVKNKAIQKGMITAAQAQSMTRLDIYDLLLLPGFSTRDKADDLAGRGVGMDVVNTKLNEIRGVVSTDSTLGKGTTFTIRLPLTLSISKALCCISDRAPIAFPMDGVGEVLDNLPMDRIVTEADGRAFVQWRDRQVPYQPLRELFTYNRTSRRSQMYGATMEDDTISVVILRSAGSYLAISVDQIVGEQEIVIKQLEGPIPKPTGITGATVMGDGRIVPIADVLELIDLSMGRVRHDSSNLLWNAEELAAQEVGFAEEEKAEPLVLIVDDSITVRELLSMTFKKSGYRVEQARDGQEAWEKLRSGLPCELVFCDMEMPRMNGMELLERMYHDEYLSDLPIAMLTSRTAEKMKRKAADLGARGYFTKPYLEEVLLDAAARMLNGEVLMSASEPVGSE